A stretch of Mytilus edulis chromosome 11, xbMytEdul2.2, whole genome shotgun sequence DNA encodes these proteins:
- the LOC139493978 gene encoding uncharacterized protein, whose translation MDIECVDFAISSKEKILFSPEPRNKLFAASINNKKVKTVLNMSPLVIVAIHMSEHAERLISLREKGPHFPVTDISTRQVAVFGTDYKHKATFERDVTGKRLFNFTRRIKTDSKNNIYVLDWFDVDQRIGQIVSMDMSGEKRFVYNGCAAFNTHEAAFNPEDIAVTSQDTTIISDNSNHALHVLNINGELIGLQITKNSNILYPCSLSIDNHNFLLIGCSTDYAKMHVVKLLL comes from the coding sequence atggATATTGAATGTGTCGATTTTGCTATCAGTTCTAAAGAGAAAATATTGTTTTCTCCCGAACCACGAAATAAATTATTTGCGGCGTcgatcaacaacaaaaaagtgaAGACTGTTTTGAATATGTCTCCACTGGTAATAGTTGCAATTCACATGAGTGAACATGCTGAACGTTTAATTAGTCTCCGGGAGAAAGGTCCTCATTTCCCAGTTACTGATATTAGTACAAGACAAGTAGCTGTTTTCGGGACAGACTATAAACATAAAGCAACATTTGAACGCGATGTAACCGGGAAAAGGTTATTTAACTTTACGAGAAGAATTAAAACTgattcaaaaaataatatttatgtactAGACTGGTTTGATGTTGATCAGAGGATAGGACAAATAGTAAGCATGGATATGAGTGGTGAGAAAAGATTTGTATACAACGGATGTGCTGCGTTCAACACACACGAAGCCGCCTTTAATCCAGAGGATATTGCAGTTACATCGCAGGATACGACAATTATATCGGACAATAGTAATCATGCTTTACATGTTCTCAATATAAATGGCGAATTGATAGGACTACAAATCACAAAGAACTCGAATATTTTATATCCCTGCAGCTTAAGTATAGataatcataattttttgttaataGGGTGCAGCACAGATTACGCGAAGATGCATGTTGTAAAACTTCTATTGTAA
- the LOC139493979 gene encoding uncharacterized protein — protein MATSISKTQTQLSCQLCSIQQIIKWKCIDCGLLMCDKCKTIIHSRIKTAEKHSIITVHEVDIDLLERLKALHISEVFTARLSAYSTDVSEIHKLIYCSGDIIYFMESNFGQMYRFIKAKLLKDSLNKLQELDIKCVDFAINIKDQILSCPPPYTKLKATSTTTMKTKTALNMSPMLILAIHLSQHGELILGLQEQGPRFPVRNYSTRQVAVFGSDYKHRLTFEKDATGEKLFYYARRIATDSTNSIYVIDWINDNERGRIVSIDRNGRKRFVYNGSSTLNIHEAVFNPMDIVVTSQDTAIISDSNNHALHALSAHGDLIGLQNTRTFNIEFPYSLSIDNEGYLLIGAGINKKAKIHVVKLLQ, from the coding sequence ATGGCGACATCCATTAGTAAAACACAAACACAACTTTCGTGTCAACTGTGTAGTATTCAGCAAATAATAAAATGGAAATGTATTGACTGTGGTTTATTGATGTGTGATAAATGCAAAACCATCATTCATTCTCGGATTAAGACTGCGGAAAAACATAGCATTATCACTGTCCACGAGGTAGATATTGACCTATTAGAGCGTCTTAAGGCTCTTCACATTTCAGAGGTATTTACTGCCCGTTTGAGTGCATATTCAACTGATGTGTcggaaattcataaattgatttacTGCTCCGGTGATATTATTTACTTTATGGAAAGTAACTTTGGACAGATGTATCGTTTTATCAAAGCTAAATTATTGAAAGATTCATTAAACAAATTACAAGAACTTGACATTAAATGTGTGGATTTTGCTATCAATATTAAAGATCAAATACTATCTTGTCCTCCACCATATACCAAACTTAAAGCGACGTCAACTACTACTATGAAAACCAAGACGGCTTTGAACATGTCCCCAATGTTAATTTTAGCAATTCACTTGAGTCAACATGGTGAACTTATACTAGGTCTTCAAGAACAAGGCCCACGGTTCCCAGTACGTAATTATAGTACTAGACAAGTAGCTGTTTTCGGGTCCGATTATAAACATAGATTAACATTTGAGAAGGATGCTACAGGGGAAAAGTTATTTTATTACGCGAGAAGAATCGCAACCGATTCAACCAATAGTATTTACGTAATTGATTGGATCAATGATAATGAAAGGGGAAGAATAGTGAGCATAGACAGAAATGGTCGTAAGCGATTTGTTTACAACGGAAGCTCAACTTTAAATATACATGAAGCAGTCTTCAATCCCATGGATATTGTAGTGACATCGCAAGATACAGCAATAATATCCGACAGTAACAATCACGCTTTACATGCTCTTAGTGCACATGGAGATTTAATAGGACTACAGAACACAAGGACCTTTAATATTGAATTTCCTTACAGTTTAAGTATAGACAATGAAGGATATCTTTTGATAGGGGCCGGAATAAACAAAAAAGCGAAGATACATGTTGTGAAATTATTACAATAG